The DNA window agtattgtatactctttagccttttgagcgttcagaatatccaagaaggaaacatttttgagctttggaatcaaacttaccaagatgatctttagtgttcagaataaagcatacacatccaaaaggatggaaatatgaaatgttgggctttctattcttccacaattcatagggagtcttatttagaataggtctgatagagattctattctgaatatagcatgcagtgtttattgcttctgcccagaaatgcttagccatattggtttcattgatcatggttctggccatttcttgcagagtcctattctttcgttctacaaccccattttgctgtggagttctaggacaagagaaatcatgggcaataccattttctttgaagaattcttcaaaggatctgttctcaaattcaccaccatgatcacttctgacctttatgattttacactctttttcagattgaatctgaatgcagaaatcaaagaacactgaatgagtctcatccttgtgttttaagaattttacccatgtccagcggctataatcatctacgatgactaatccatattttttccctctgacagatgctgttttgactgggccaaacagatcaatgtgcaagagttctaatggccttgaggtagaaacaacattcttggacttgaatgcaggtttggagaacttgcccttctgacatgcttcacaaagagcatctgatttgaatttcagattagggagtcctctgaccagatccagtttgttaatctgagaaatctttctcaaactaacatgacctaatcttctgtgccagacccactgctcttcagaaacagacataagacaagtcaccttctgactcataagatcttgcagatctgtcttataaatgttgttcttcctcttgcctgtaaataggattgagccatccttctgatttacagccttgcaagactcttgattaaagattatatcataaccattgtcacttaattgactgatagataagaggttatgtgttaatccttctacaagaagtacattagaaatggaaggagagttaccagactttatagttccagagccaattatcttgcccttctgatctcctccaaacttgacttctcctccagacttaagcaccaggtcttggaacatagaccttcttcctgtcatgtgtcgcgagcatccagagtccaggtaccatgacatgttgtgctttgtcctttttgcagtcaaggatatctgcaataggaataatcttatccttaggtacccacattttcttgggtcctttcttgttagattttctcaagttctgattgaacttgggtttaacattgtaagcaataggaggaacagcatgataatttttaatgtgagtttcatgatatttcctaggttgtgtcacatgctttttggtgtgtgttatgtgaaaactttgagcatgtgaagtgtgcctaatatcatgggagtggccatacttgaactgatcatacaatggcttgtatgtgattttcatttcatcaacagattcaagtttgtatggggtttcaccctcaaaaccaatgccaactcttttgtttccagacacagcatatatcatagaagctagctgacttctgccaatacttctagataagaacttcctgaaacttaaatcatattctttcagaatatggtttagactgggaatggatttttctgaatcagaaggagatccaacattattggataattttaaaagtttttcttttaattcagaattctccaactcaagcttctttgtttcaaattcaaattgctttttcagctttttgtatttgagactaatctgagacttgagttccagtagttcagttagaccggaaactaactcatctctagtaagttcagaaaatacctcttcagaatctgattctgatgtagattctgatccgtcatcttctgtcgccatcagcgcacagttggcctgctcgtcttcagaatcatcttctgactcatcccaggttgccataagacctttcttcttatgaaactttttcttgggactttccttctgaagatttggacattcgttcttgtagtgtccaggctcattgcattcatagcacatgaccttcttcttgtcagatcttctgtcatcagaagattctccacgttcaaatttctttgaacttctgaagcctctgaacttcctttgcttggtcttccagagttgatttagccttctggagattaaggacagttcatcttcttcttcagattctgattcttcaggatcttcttctctagcctgaaaagcgttagtgcatttcttgatattggattttaatgcaatagacttacctttcttttgaggctcatttgcgtccagctctatttcatgacttctcaaggcacttatgagctcttccagagaaacttcattcagattctttgcaatcttgaatgcagtcaccataggaccccatcttctgggtaagcttctgatgatcttctttacatgatcagccttggtgtatcccttgtcaagaactctcaatccagcagtaagagtttgaaatcttgaaaacatcttttcaatgtcttcatcatcctccatcttgaaggcttcatacttctggattaaagctagagctttggtctccttgacttgagcgtttccttcatgagtcattttcaaggactcatatatgtcataggccgtttccctgttagatatcttctcatactcagcatgagagatagcattcagcaaaacagttctgcatttatgatgattcctgaaaagctttttctgatcatcatccatttcttgccttgtcagctttacgcctctggcatttacaggatgtttgtaaccatccatcagaagatcccatagatcaccatctagacccagaaagtaactttccagtttatctttccagtattcaaagttttcaccatcaaataccggcggtctagtataaccattgttaccgttgtattgctcatcagagccagatgtagatgcaggtgtaggtgtagacttttcactttcatcaaccatcttttacagaagcgtttttctcttcctgaatcttttctaaacacggttaagtgcttgcaccttagaaccggcgctctgatgccaattgaaggatagaaaaacacttagaaagggggggtttgaataagtgtagctttaaaaacttgacagataaaaataaattgcacagttatttttatcctagttcgttgttaactaaactactccagtccacccccgcagagatgatttacctcaactgaggatttaatccactaatcgcacggattacaatggttttccacttagtccgcaactaagtcttccagagtcttctgatcacacactgatcactccaggaacaactgcttagataccctctaagacttttctagagtctactgatcaacacgatcactctagttacaatctgcttagttcactcctaagacttcctagagtattctgatcaacacgatcactctagttacttacaacttaatgtaattctaagagtattacaaatgcttcttaaaagcgataatcacaactgtgatatttctcttaatcgtttaagcttaatctcactaatatattacaacagcaatgtagtgagctttgatgaagatgaagattctgagttttgatttgaacagcgtttcagcaagtttgataagcgttgttttgttcagaattgttaaccttgcttctcatcagaacttcatatttataggcattggagaagatgaccgttgagtgcatttaatgctttgcgtgttccgtacagcatcgcatttaatgttatacgcttttgtcaactacctcgagccttgttcacgctgtgtctactgacgtagcctttaatagcttttaacgttccttttgtcagtcagcgtagcttgccacttgtactttcttctgatctgatgtttgtgaatacaacgtttgaatatcatcagagtcaaacagcttggtgcatagcatcttctgatcttctgaccttgaagtgcttctgagcgtgataccatcttctgagcttcagtgcttctgatctcatgttcttctgatgcttccatagacccatgttctgattcagcttcgaccatcttctgatgtcttgccagaccatgttctgatgttgcatgctgaacccttgagacaaagcttctgagcgctgaattatgcgtactctttatatatttcctgaaagggaaattgcattggattagagtaccatattatcttaagcaaaattcatattattgttatcatcaaaactaagataattgatcagaacaaatcttgttctaacactcagTACATGAGGATTATTAACCTAGAGATCACGAAGGATCTCAACTTCAAATACATCCAATGGTGCTTagtaattcactcctaacaaatgacaaatttttttattttcctctATCTATATATAGATGGCGCCAAATCAAGGTAGTAAGTTTCAAATTCAACTTCACTTCACTCTTCTTCCTCACATACTGACTTgagcgttggagtgctaaccttgcacCACCACCCCCAATATAATCCACCATCATCCGCTTCTTTACTCAATTCTAATTCTCGAACAGAACAAAGtggaaataatttaaaaaattgaggggggggggggggagtttTCCAAGATTTACTTATTCCATAACACAAAATCCTCTTAACTTATGGGGAGCTAAAAAACTGTTTTGGAGGAGTTAAATAAACTCTCCAAATCCAATTTATATTGttatattgatttaaatattaaaaatattataataataaatattctattattattttatacaaaataTCTTCTAAAAATATTTAGAGATTTATCTATTTTTCTCTCTAATCATCTCCTTTCAAAGCTCTCCATTCTCTTTTTCTCTAAAATCTCAAACATAGTCTAAAGTATACAAGCACTTAACACCCTACTTTGAtgcaaaatttaaattttttgagtCTTGACGAGAATCGTAACGTGTGAGGAATGCAAGAAAGAACATATTAATTTATTTGAGATGTGTAGCCTATAGACGTGTCAAATCATCAATCAACACAACTATTGACCATTTATCAAACAACAAAAACTCAAGGGTATATTGGTGTTTACCGTGGAAATTAAAAACAACATTAGTCTCCTATTAAAAGTTACTTTGCAAGATCGACAAGTGAATCTCAAGACACATTGCTTAAATTCTTCAAGTGTTTACAAAAATAACCAATGTCAGGATGATTTCGACGCGGTGCAAAATCCCTTTGCGTTTTTAGAAAGTAATTGCAAGACTATTTAAAGCGAATCTTTGATTGAAAAAAGAACTAGAAATGAAATTAAGACAACGTAAAAGAAGTAAATGACATGACATTAATTGGAAAAGACGTGGTGATTCAAACATACATTACACTCTACATACTCATTTCGCTCTTCGCTTGGGTACTCTGAGTTTTGAGGAAGTTTGAACACCCTAAAATCTAATTACAAAGCTTTATTTATAATACAAATAAGTAACCGTTCTCTGGTTGACTCGTTCTCTATGTGTGCCACGTATGTGTTAACTTTCCAACTGCTTCTCCATGTTCCTACGTTCCTGGACTTAGCTACAAACAGTCGCCATTCCACATTTGTTTCGTAGTAACTTCCCACTTCGTACACGCTGCTTTCATTGCTTCGTCCTTTCTGTCAACATGATCACTTTTTCTACACAAAATATTCTAAGTCCACCAAGCAGTCGACCTCATTTGCATATCCCCTGTGCTACTTAGCTTGATTTTGCCTCTGTCAAAATCCCAGCTAACAATTGGTAAACTTCCAGTCTTGCTAACAAGGACTGTAAGTCAACAGATTCATAAAGAAAACACagaagaattcaacatcaataatGAAACTGATATAGAAGATGGCTTATGAGACATAATTATAAGAAACAATGAACTTCAACGTACATCCTATTAGTATGAGTAGGTAAAAAAATGGATATTTCTAGCACATGATACatttatatttaaattcaaaataatgtCAAGCAACGAACGCAAATTAAGTTGAATATCAAGCAATGAAAAGTAATTTTTAGAGCACATGCAATTTCCAGTACAAATATGATAAGAATAACTAAGCAAAATGACTCAAGCTTTCTAAAATTTTAACTACATCTTCCacattcttttgatttcctttaaattttttaaaatattatctttcaaatcatcatttttaaaattaatttactttATATGAACTTTACATCTTAATTAAGTCATTTACCATCCCAATCATTTACATTTCTGATTTTATATCACAACTTTTTTTCCTAACCATCTTTAAATTCAATTGTCATTTTGTTACTCTTATTTATTTTCTATGCAAATCAGATCACAAAATACTCACCTCCTTTTAACATATACTCCctctaattattattataaataaatatttttttaaaaatttattgaataataaatatatcTAATCTTTTATGTAGACTAAAtatattcattattcaatgaatctaaattttttttctgATAATAATAACTGAAAGGAGTACATTCTATATAAGTAtggaacatatatatatattattattatgaggagggatcaaattacacccgaagagttacaccacgagttacactcgttcaataactacatctcgaattaatattttttaaattcaaccgttggattgaaacataatatcatatagatcatacctataaagtttgagcttaatctataatgatttactatgtcatcaagatatccaaagattaacgtcaaaatgagctttcatataacgttaattttaatgtaattcaatgacatagtaaatcattatagattaagctcaaactttataggtatgatctatatgatattatgtttcaatccaacggttgaatttaaaaaatattaattcgagatgtagttattgaacgagtgtaactcgtggtgtaactcttcgggtgtaatttgatccctcctctattattattattattattattatatatatatatatatatatatatatatatatatatatatatattattattattattattattattattattattattattattatctatgcaTTAAAATTTAAATCGGAgtcatttttaaaataatgtGCCGTGTAAATAAGCTACGGTGTTATAAACTAGTATAAGCATAacatttttcaaatactttttattCAATTTCAACCATAAAACACTAATCCAATTCCGAAGAtattttcaaaattcatcatCAAATGTACAAGACAACTCACATATTTATTCAAACTCTCCACAATAACTCTCATTTAAACATTTGTCTATGGGTTTGTTGACTTTGGTTAAACCAAATTTATCAGTAAGCAAACATGTAGGTGtagatattttattttcatataacaTTACATCACCCTTTTCTTAGGTAATAAATTACATCACTCtattaataaatgaataaaaattataaaattatatagtaTGATATTTATATATAGGCAGAAAAGACACACAAGTGTCGAACCTATAAAGCGAGTACAGCAGTTTCCTTACTTTCCTTCAAGCCTCTTAGATATTTAATTATCACTTTTCCCCCTAAGATATTTatttcatacatcacacattaaACCGAACCTTTAACAACCCTCGTTAAATTCCCAATCTCAACCTCTTCTAAATTCtaacaccatcttcatcttcatcttctactCCAATTCTCTTCTAAATCCTGCTATGGACTCTTCTACGATGTCGTTTTGGACTGACGAAAAACACGTTAACTACCTCAACACAATGGAAGCTTCTTTCGTCCGTTCAATGTTCCAGAACAAAACCTCTTCTTCAAATCACAACCGTCCAATTCTCAGACTCGATCGGCACCTTCCAGATAGTTCTGAATCAACGCTTGATTTGAAACCTCACAACCGAAGCCGCACCAGAAAATACCATGCACCGTCCTCAGGTATAACATCGTTTCATATTTCATCTATATATTCTCCTTATCCTTCACCCCGCGCATTTTAGCAACCACCACTTGTCAATGATCGGTTTTGTTATTAAGGCAGCGTTTGGTTgcacattattttattttttgctaAGTGTTGAAGGAAGGAATTATGACTGGCGGTGGGCTGACGTTGTTTTTTAGTGCCTAAACCAAACAACACGTACAATGGACAACTTATGCCTTAGATATttgtatattataataatattaattaaaaaatatatttatttttttatattggcgatcttttaaaaaatatttttatatatatatatatatatatatatatatatatatatatatatatatatatatatatatatatatatatatatatatatatatatatatatatatattaattgtagAATTTTATAAGTTTTATGGAGAGAATCTAACTCTATAATTCATAAAAGAAATATTTGTGTGTTACaatattttttgcattttttaattatatgctataatttaaatatatagagAGTTTGATTGATGTGCACTCAAcaatataaaaatagttttgttcaAGAACTTAATTCATATACATTGATAAATTGATCAAGTGAAAACAAATTACAATGGTTAATTACAATTGTTTACAATAaaaatgtttgatttttattttttaatcaataattaatataagtatatataaatattatttaatatatataaatatattatcaaattattatatattttattggactttcataaaaatatatataaatattatttaatagatTACTCCATTATACTgaccttttttttttatgtttcaacctcttaattaatatttttaatgttatttcaataaacattttaatttatggctgattaaatgatgtagtaattttattttttttttgaaaagtagcaTTTTGAAAATATCtcagatttttttaatatattttttagcaAGAAAAAATATCTAACGTATGATATTATTAGACCGActatgcttttatattttgagAAGGTTCACTTCTTTATTGACCATTTTTTAGCCTTTCCTTTCCACAGATTTGATTGGTTCAACAACGAGAAGAACGCGGAGGAGAACATCTCAACCGTTCAATTCATCACAAGATCAGGTATCGAAGTATTGCCATGTTTTGATCTTTTcacattattatttttcttgtccaattaatttttcttttggatacaaaattaatttttttcataatctTTTTACACAAAAAACttcaataaaattatttatttttaaacatcAACAATTTATTCGCATTAATATAgtacattataaaaatataattttttaattattattaaactatGAATCTCGACATACACCTatctaattcaattaaaaaatttaaatttataaaataaattctaaattattacgattttaatattttttttcattgtgATAATATTCTAAGAGTTTATATTTACAATAATTTATGATTAATTGATCATACAATATTTTCATTAAACTCAACATTTGGTccctaaaaaaaaatcaatttcaatgtAAATTTATTGGTTATTATAAACATTAAACATGACCATGCAGTTTACATGAAAAAGATATTTATTTTTGGTGGTTTTTGGAGGAGATAAAATACATGGATGAGAAAACTGACCAATTGTTGATTGCCATGTGTAGGTGGTCCCACACGTAGAAAACGAAAGCAAATGTGCTTATAATGGTGACAGCGACAAAGGAGCAGATAGTTAATGTTTATTGTACTTGTTCTACTGATTAGCAAGTTAATTATCAACGATTCAAGAAAAGAGATCCATTTTTTTTTCACTGGTAGTTTATTATAATGATTCTATGATTCTATCTCCTTTGATTTAACTTAATCATTTTAAAGTGTATCTAAATGAGTTTTATCTTTCAAATCTTAGTACTTATTCTATGTGTTATTTGAAGGATacaattaaaaaatcaattaaaatttgtaacaaatacAAATCACAATTGTTAGAGAAGTTGTGTTTGTTGTTATATTTGATTATAGGTAGTTATAAATTAGTTAGTTTTGTTAAAGTTAGTTAAAATTTGTTAGTCGATTATGATCACTATATAAGGtgtattatatatttattgtAACAATCATCTTATCATCCGaatcaatattataaaataaa is part of the Vicia villosa cultivar HV-30 ecotype Madison, WI linkage group LG2, Vvil1.0, whole genome shotgun sequence genome and encodes:
- the LOC131647576 gene encoding uncharacterized protein LOC131647576 isoform X2, translated to MDSSTMSFWTDEKHVNYLNTMEASFVRSMFQNKTSSSNHNRPILRLDRHLPDSSESTLDLKPHNRSRTRKYHAPSSAFPFHRFDWFNNEKNAEENISTVQFITRSGGPTRRKRKQMCL
- the LOC131647576 gene encoding uncharacterized protein LOC131647576 isoform X1, with the translated sequence MDSSTMSFWTDEKHVNYLNTMEASFVRSMFQNKTSSSNHNRPILRLDRHLPDSSESTLDLKPHNRSRTRKYHAPSSDLIGSTTRRTRRRTSQPFNSSQDQVVPHVENESKCAYNGDSDKGADS